A DNA window from Comamonas sp. 26 contains the following coding sequences:
- a CDS encoding glycosyltransferase codes for MTDRRKPPTFTLPHGALNQAPDPLIVVATSGTGGDILPFITLGQGLMERGHRVLMLVPKFHESVVLGAGLPYRTFGTHGEWQVLLNDPDLWDERKCWGVIWRGLVPHLGALRQFLQQFPANDSCVVLSHPILIPMVALARSVRPDLHIVACHLAPSNLCSSHDMLAAGSLCIPGWIPISWRQALWKLVHKGWIDPVTLPSLNAARGQIGLPPVPHFFEHILTAPSASLGLFPNWYASVQPDWPESFSEGEFVGTAAQSKAVLSPELEEFLSSGASPIVFTPGTGHQHAARYFNTALKTLKRLGRRGLFVTPHAAQLPDSLPSSVMWQAHVPFASLLPRAAVVVHHGGIGTTADAFRAGTPQLIVPFAYDQFDNGLRAKRLGVANVLLAKRLSVRRMQTRLAHLLVCHDVAQACCTIEQKMDQKHEFPRLLDRVEAALFGAVASRS; via the coding sequence ATGACTGACCGCAGGAAGCCTCCGACATTCACCTTGCCGCATGGCGCCCTCAATCAGGCTCCCGACCCGCTCATCGTCGTCGCTACCAGCGGAACAGGTGGAGACATATTGCCCTTCATTACGCTTGGCCAGGGTCTCATGGAACGCGGACACCGCGTGTTGATGCTGGTGCCAAAATTTCATGAGTCCGTCGTTCTGGGGGCAGGATTGCCTTACCGAACCTTCGGAACCCATGGCGAATGGCAAGTACTGCTGAATGACCCAGACCTTTGGGATGAACGCAAGTGTTGGGGTGTGATCTGGCGTGGACTGGTGCCTCACCTTGGCGCCCTGCGTCAGTTCCTGCAGCAGTTTCCCGCCAATGACTCTTGCGTGGTGTTGAGCCACCCGATTTTGATTCCGATGGTAGCGTTGGCAAGGTCTGTTCGTCCAGACTTGCACATTGTTGCCTGCCACCTGGCTCCATCCAATCTGTGCAGCAGTCACGACATGCTGGCCGCTGGATCGTTGTGCATACCCGGTTGGATTCCGATCAGTTGGCGGCAGGCGCTGTGGAAACTGGTCCACAAGGGCTGGATTGATCCGGTCACCTTGCCCAGCCTCAATGCCGCGCGAGGTCAAATCGGGCTGCCTCCCGTACCGCATTTTTTTGAGCACATATTGACGGCGCCAAGTGCTTCGCTTGGATTGTTTCCAAACTGGTACGCGTCCGTTCAGCCAGATTGGCCGGAATCTTTCTCGGAAGGTGAGTTTGTTGGTACCGCTGCGCAGAGCAAGGCGGTGCTGTCGCCTGAGTTGGAGGAGTTTCTGTCCAGCGGCGCCTCACCGATTGTTTTCACCCCTGGTACTGGGCATCAGCACGCAGCGCGGTATTTCAATACCGCGCTGAAGACGTTGAAGCGGCTTGGTCGGCGGGGACTCTTTGTCACCCCCCATGCTGCGCAACTGCCCGATTCACTGCCATCCAGCGTCATGTGGCAAGCACATGTGCCTTTCGCTTCGCTGCTACCACGCGCAGCAGTGGTGGTGCACCACGGTGGTATTGGCACAACTGCTGACGCCTTTCGTGCAGGAACTCCTCAACTGATCGTGCCATTCGCCTACGATCAGTTCGACAACGGTCTTCGTGCCAAGCGACTGGGTGTCGCCAACGTACTACTGGCAAAGCGTTTGTCTGTCCGGCGAATGCAAACGCGACTGGCCCATTTGCTTGTCTGCCACGATGTAGCACAGGCATGTTGCACCATCGAGCAAAAAATGGATCAAAAACACGAATTTCCTCGGTTGTTGGATCGAGTTGAAGCCGCGCTCTTCGGGGCGGTGGCAAGCCGAAGCTGA
- a CDS encoding PRC-barrel domain-containing protein, whose amino-acid sequence MISKSGILACAMATAVFSGAAFAQPVAGTATIGITATEVQVVATGWSLKKSVLGKSVYNEEGKTIGKIDDVIVAPDSSISYAIVGAGGFLGLGKHDVAIPVKNFKVENKKITLPGATKDALKALPKFEYAKQ is encoded by the coding sequence ATGATTAGTAAATCCGGAATTTTGGCTTGCGCAATGGCGACAGCAGTTTTCAGTGGTGCTGCATTTGCTCAACCAGTAGCGGGGACGGCCACTATCGGCATCACAGCGACCGAAGTCCAAGTAGTTGCGACTGGCTGGAGCCTTAAGAAATCGGTGTTGGGCAAAAGCGTTTACAACGAAGAAGGCAAAACGATTGGCAAGATTGATGACGTCATCGTTGCCCCAGATAGCTCAATTTCGTATGCGATCGTGGGTGCAGGAGGATTCTTAGGTTTGGGTAAGCATGACGTTGCCATCCCAGTGAAGAATTTCAAAGTTGAAAACAAGAAAATTACGCTTCCTGGTGCGACAAAGGATGCGTTGAAGGCCTTGCCTAAGTTCGAATACGCAAAGCAGTAG
- a CDS encoding DUF1064 domain-containing protein, translating into MFAKQAVPKYGNKKSVAADGTEFDSRAEHRRWVHLCHLQAAGLISGLRRQVAYELVKSVKFHDASRAKPAIRYVADFVYVEKGVEVIEDVKGVLTPEFKLKRHLMKAMLGLEVRIVK; encoded by the coding sequence ATGTTCGCAAAGCAAGCCGTCCCCAAGTACGGCAACAAAAAGTCTGTGGCCGCGGACGGCACCGAATTCGATAGCCGCGCCGAGCATCGCCGCTGGGTTCATCTGTGCCATTTGCAGGCTGCAGGTCTGATCAGCGGCCTGCGCCGCCAAGTGGCCTATGAGCTGGTGAAGTCGGTCAAGTTCCATGACGCCAGCCGTGCCAAGCCTGCCATTCGCTACGTCGCAGATTTCGTCTACGTGGAGAAAGGTGTAGAGGTCATCGAGGACGTGAAGGGCGTGCTGACCCCCGAGTTCAAGCTCAAGCGCCACTTGATGAAGGCCATGCTGGGTCTGGAAGTGAGGATCGTCAAATGA
- a CDS encoding cupin domain-containing protein produces the protein MNKTLDFVLADMAPLRVKPSNYPEEFARRMGGRDKRPIGELFGLTQFGVNLTTLHPGAVSALHHQHSLQDEFIYVLSGEVVLHIGTKEHVLKSGMCAGFKANGKAHHLHNCSQTDATILEVGSRVEADQVSYPDDDLDAVMDAKGQWSFEHKNGQTY, from the coding sequence ATGAATAAAACACTTGATTTCGTGTTGGCTGACATGGCCCCACTCAGAGTAAAGCCCTCCAACTATCCAGAAGAATTTGCGCGACGCATGGGTGGACGCGATAAGCGGCCAATTGGTGAGCTATTTGGGTTGACTCAGTTCGGAGTCAACTTGACAACATTGCACCCTGGTGCAGTCTCGGCACTTCACCACCAACACTCACTACAAGATGAGTTTATTTATGTGTTGTCTGGGGAGGTCGTGCTCCATATAGGTACTAAAGAGCACGTTTTGAAGTCCGGTATGTGTGCTGGCTTCAAGGCCAATGGGAAAGCGCATCATCTTCACAACTGCTCACAGACAGACGCAACAATTCTCGAAGTCGGTAGCCGAGTTGAAGCTGATCAAGTCAGCTACCCTGATGATGATTTGGACGCCGTAATGGATGCAAAAGGTCAGTGGTCCTTTGAGCACAAGAACGGTCAGACGTATTGA
- a CDS encoding DUF4406 domain-containing protein — protein MVVKRIYLAGPMSGLPDFNYPAFHAAAAVLRAQGHQVENPAENPSPACGTWQGYMRMSLRQISACDCLYMLPGWRSSRGARIEHGLALDLGLDVQDFKEGAGC, from the coding sequence ATGGTGGTGAAGCGTATCTATCTCGCCGGGCCCATGAGCGGCCTGCCGGATTTCAACTACCCGGCCTTTCATGCCGCCGCCGCTGTGCTGCGTGCTCAGGGCCATCAAGTTGAAAACCCTGCCGAGAACCCGTCACCGGCCTGTGGCACGTGGCAGGGCTACATGCGCATGTCGCTTCGCCAGATCTCGGCTTGCGACTGCCTCTACATGCTGCCCGGCTGGCGCAGCTCGCGGGGTGCCCGCATTGAGCACGGGCTGGCGCTGGATTTAGGCCTGGACGTGCAGGACTTCAAGGAGGGCGCTGGATGCTGA
- a CDS encoding CsbD family protein translates to MNKNQVEGVVKEVAGKVQQKVGEVIDSPTQQVKGVAKQVAGKTQKAVGDLQQAAHDVVKKK, encoded by the coding sequence ATGAACAAGAATCAGGTTGAAGGTGTTGTCAAAGAGGTTGCTGGCAAAGTTCAGCAAAAAGTTGGAGAAGTCATCGATAGCCCTACTCAACAGGTCAAAGGCGTTGCAAAGCAAGTTGCGGGTAAAACTCAGAAGGCGGTCGGTGATCTTCAACAGGCTGCTCACGACGTCGTCAAGAAGAAATAA